The proteins below come from a single Ostrinia nubilalis chromosome Z, ilOstNubi1.1, whole genome shotgun sequence genomic window:
- the LOC135086573 gene encoding uncharacterized oxidoreductase YtbE-like, with amino-acid sequence MASESPFLTRYVLNNGLEMPSIGLGTFRMRQADIIVETFDEALSAGYRMFDTATAYNNEGLIKEALETLLPKHGLERDDIFITTKLAPSDHGNERVRAAYQRSLDLLGLEYVDLYLIHFPGTANIPANDMRNFRMRDMTWRTLTEMYDEGLINSIGVSNFTQRHLDEIISSSHVTPTVNQVEWHPFYHDYDLLKFCKENDIQLQAYCSFGGSSHDNNELLNNPVVTQIAKKHNATSAQVLLVWALQHDIAVIPKTTHPDRLKENITLQFKLTPEEIKALNGLGERNMKYAWDPKAVT; translated from the exons ATGGCATCAGAATCACCATTTCTTACAAGATATGTTTTGAATAATGGCCTTGAGATGCCATCGATAGgat TGGGAACGTTTCGTATGCGCCAAGCAGACATTATAGTGGAAACTTTTGATGAAGCTTTGAGTGCTGGATATAGAATGTTTG acACTGCAACTGCTTATAATAATGAAGGTCTCATAAAAGAGGCATTGGAAACACTACTGCCTAAGCATGGTCTTGAAAGGGATGACATTTTCATCACCACGAAACTAG caCCAAGTGACCATGGCAATGAGCGTGTTCGTGCTGCCTACCAAAGATCATTGGACCTTTTGGGCTTAGAGTATGTGGATCTGTACTTGATACATTTCCCGGGAACTGCCAACATCCCAGCCAATGATATGCGCAACTTTAGAATGCGTGACATGACATGGCGCACACTCACAGAGATGTATGACGAGGGTCTGATAAATAGTATTGGGGTGTCTAATTTTACCCAACGGCATTTAGACGAGATTATTTCGTCTAGCCACGTGACACCCACTGTTAACCAG GTGGAGTGGCATCCTTTCTATCATGATTATGATCTGCTAAAATTCTGCAAAGAAAATGATATACAGCTCCAAGCATATTGCTCCTTCGGGGGCTCATCTCATGACAATAATGAATTGTTAAACAATCCAGTAGTTACCCAAATTGCTAAGAAACATAATGCAACAAGTGCTCAAGTGCTTCTTGTATGGGCACTACAACACGATATTGCCGTAATTCCTAAGACTACTCATCCAGACCGTCTGAAAGAAAATATCACGCTTCAGTTCAAATTAACACCAGAAGAAATTAAAGCTCTAAATGGACTCGGGGAACGTAACATGAAATACGCCTGGGACCCTAAAGCtgtaacttaa